The following are from one region of the Falco biarmicus isolate bFalBia1 chromosome 1, bFalBia1.pri, whole genome shotgun sequence genome:
- the LOC130152755 gene encoding radial spoke head protein 4 homolog A-like — MDQPQAPDQDRYQAQDRRRSVSQTHPPEQAPYQPQTLIQHLDHPQGAEQGSYKLQVPETNTSQRYALGQDSYQSQEARQSMYQSYALELDPYQTQKSKSAYQTYAAGQDPYEAYERRHGPYQPHEPGYGLYQPGYSPCDDQIPDPKSRILAIQNAKAYLLKSSTTSGLNLYDHLANMLTKILDEQPTNAVDIIENISKDVKWARFQKKMDTLRDEYEILPTFEAAEKRKALFLKANGEGDEELEEEIGEIPLPNVMETAFYFEQAGIGLSKDESYHIFLALKKLTSVQPIQICRFWGKILGLEMNYIIAEVQYHEGEEDEEREEEEVIEEGGKGMGEVEDENEEKEKEDELPKTTYKPPPVIPKEENGTGANKYVYFVCNEPGKPWVKLPPVTPAQIVCARKIKKFFTGRLDAPVVSFPPFPGNEANYLRAQIARISAGTHISPIGFYQFAEEEGDEEEEGGGERDTYEENPDFQPLSVVEMVDSLSTWVHHVQNILKQGRCVWLNPFQKSEEEVEEEDEDDEKAEEPDELQQEIGPPLLTPLSEDEGIQNIPAWTAQPSTTLIPQYAVAILQSNRWPGAYAFASGKKFDNIYFGWGHKYSPENHTPALPPPVQPEYPSGPEITETRDPSLEEELAFKAAREEALAAAEEEEEGTVEEDEEEEEEEEED, encoded by the exons ATGGATCAGCCACAAGCACCCGACCAAGACCGCTACCAAGCACAGGACCGAAGAAGAAGTGTCAGCCAGACCCATCCACCAGAACAAGCACCGTATCAACCACAGACCCTGATCCAACACCTCGATCACCCACAGGGAGCAGAACAAGGCTCTTACAAGCTACAGGTGCCCGAAACAAACACCAGCCAGAGATATGCACTGGGACAAGACTCTTACCAATCACAGGAGGCAAGGCAAAGCATGTATCAGTCGTATGCACTAGAATTAGACCCTTACCAAACACAGAAATCAAAAAGTGCCTATCAGACATACGCAGCAGGACAAGATCCCTATGAAGCCTATGAACGCCGGCATGGACCCTATCAGCCACATGAACCAGGTTATGGTCTTTATCAGCCAGGATACAGTCCATGTGATGATCAGATCCCTGATCCCAAGTCCCGAATCCTGGCAATTCAGAATGCAAAAGCCTATttactgaagagcagcacaacaTCTGGCCTGAACTT ATATGATCATCTTGCTAATATGCTAACAAAGATCCTGGATGAACAGCCCACAAATGCTGTAGACATAATTGAGAATATCAGCAAGGATGTGAAGTGGGCTcggtttcagaaaaaaatggacaCTCTTCGAGATGAATATGAGATTCTTCCAACATTTGAAGCTGCAGAAAAACGTAAAGCTTTGTTCCTCAAGGCAAATGGAGAAGGAGATGAAGAACTAGAAGAAGAGATA GGAGAGATTCCTCTACCTAATGTGATGGAAACAgccttttattttgaacagGCTGGAATTGGTTTGAGCAAAGATGAATCTTATCACATATTCCTTGCCCTTAAAAAACTAACTAGTGTTCAGCCAATCCAGATCTGTCGCTTCTGGGGCAAAATTTTGGGCCTGGAGATGAACTATATTATAGCTGAAGTACAGTACCATGAGGGTGAAGAGgatgaggaaagagaagaggaagaagttattgaggaaggagggaaagggatGGGTGAGGTTGAAGATGAAAAcgaggagaaagaaaaagaagacgAACTACCAAAGACCACCTATAAGCCTCCCCCTGTCAtcccaaaagaagaaaatgggacTGGGGCTAATAAATATGTCTACTTTGTCTGTAATGAACCAGGGAAACCCTGGGTGAAGTTGCCTCCAGTGACACCAGCCCAGATTGTCTGTGCCAGGAAAATCAAGAAGTTCTTCACTGGTAGGCTGGATGCTCCTGTTGTgagctttcctcctttccctggaAATGAGGCCAATTACCTGCGTGCACAGATAGCTCGGATCTCAGCAGGAACCCATATCTCTCCCATTGGATTTTACCAGtttgcagaggaggaaggagatgaagaggaggaggggggtggAGAAAGAGATACATATGAAGAAAACCCTGATTTTCAGCCTCTTTCTGTGGTTGAAATGGTAGATTCTCTCTCCACATGGGTACACCACGTACAGAATATTCTAAAGCAG GGCCGCTGTGTTTGGCTTAATCCTTTTCAAAAATCAGAGGAAGAAGTagaagaagaagatgaagacGACGAGAAAGCAGAGGAGCCAGATGAACTACAGCAAGAAATCGGACCACCTCTTCTCACTCCACTCTCTGAAGATGAAG GAATTCAGAACATCCCTGCTTGGACAGCTCAGCCTTCTACAACCCTGATCCCGCAATACGCTGTTGCAATCCTCCAGTCTAACCGATGGCCCGGAGCATATGCCTTTGCGTCTGGCAA gaaatttGACAACATCTACTTTGGCTGGGGTCATAAATACAGTCCAGAGAACCACACTCCCGCACTGCCTCCACCAGTGCAACCAGAATACCCCAGCGGGCCAGAAATCACTGAGACAAGAGACCCCAGTCTGGAAGAGGAGCTGGCTTTCAAAGCTGCGAGGGAAGAAGCCTtagctgcagcagaggaagaggaagaaggcaCTGTtgaggaggatgaagaggaggaggaggaggaagaggaggattaa